Proteins found in one Takifugu rubripes chromosome 17, fTakRub1.2, whole genome shotgun sequence genomic segment:
- the LOC101077959 gene encoding NAD(P)(+)--arginine ADP-ribosyltransferase 1-like, with the protein MTFLHQGRMEAVAVWALLLSCGVSTATEQVSAIPATEPVITLDMAPNAVDDMYSGCKDKMKTKVEKEFLPNEKNTNSQFRQAWEEAEQVYNTKWKRETVMAKEQFIAIYAYNFGKRQIYQDIKTAIQTQHCNYKTTFSYHSMTFFLTDALQNLNARGQEKGRCFMAYHRVDQYFSQNVLGKEIRFGYFTSTTLRGYSTKRRKGNKSCFKIETCYGADISMFGNVDTEALIPPYEVFNVTGIKRRCQQPSLECDVIYELKSTHALSNLNCALFPQ; encoded by the exons ATGACATTTCTACATCAGGGGAGAATGGAAGCAGTAGCAGTTTGGGCCCTTTTACTCAGCTGTGGAGTCTCGACAGCAACGGAACAG GTCTCCGCCATACCCGCCACAGAGCCTGTCATCACACTGGACATGGCGCCCAACGCCGTCGACGACATGTACAGCGGCTGCAAGGACAAAATGAAGACCAAGGTGGAGAAAGAGTTCCTGCCCAATGAGAAGAACACAAACAGCCAATTCAGGCAGGCGTGGGAGGAAGCGGAGCAAGTCTATAACACCAAATGGAAGAGAGAGACCGTGATGGCCAAAGAACAGTTCATTGCCATTTATGCGTATAACTTTGGCAAACGGCAGATCTACCAGGACATCAAGACGGCTATTCAGACCCAGCACTGTAACTACAAAACCACCTTCAGCTATCACTCCATGACCTTTTTCCTGACCGACGCCCTCCAGAACCTCAACGCTCGAGGACAAGAAAAAGGCAGGTGTTTCATGGCGTACCACAGAGTCGATCAGTACTTCAGCCAAAACGTCCTGGGCAAGGAGATCCGATTCGGTTACTTCACGTCGACCACGCTGCGCGGCTACAGCACCAAGCGGAGAAAGGGGAACAAGTCCTGCTTTAAAATTGAAACCTGCTACGGGGCGGACATCTCCATGTTTGGAAACGTGGACACGGAAGCGCTCATTCCTCCTTACGAGGTCTTCAATGTCACGGGGATAAAGCGCCGATGTCAGCAGCCCAGTCTTGAATGCGATGTCATCTACGAACTAAAGAGCACGCACGCTCTCTCCAATCTGAATTGTGCTCTTTTCCCACAATAA